In Candidatus Gastranaerophilales bacterium, a single window of DNA contains:
- a CDS encoding Gfo/Idh/MocA family oxidoreductase, which translates to MHNIAVIGCGLWGRNIVRNFYNLNALNTVCDLDPDNIAKVREQYPEVNTTNNFQDVFNNPEIQGVIVVTPSHTHYKIVKAALEAGKNVYVEKPISTVAEEARKLTELADSKGLVLMVGHLLLYHPAVNRLRMLIKEGALGKIRYIQSDRLNINHFKNDRSVMWDLAPHDVSMTSYIIDKEPLRVISAVGASSDGNEIMDITHVTIEYEDGIIGHISDSWIHPQKRVNLLVRGTKASAMFDDTLPEHKLQIFDNSAPGAVKTETLDYLEIEPLKLECQHFLNCIEQGKKARSDGENGFNVTKVLEEAEKIMLGERRKNLDEFDFALSRSKR; encoded by the coding sequence ATGCATAATATAGCAGTAATAGGATGTGGTTTATGGGGAAGGAATATAGTCAGAAATTTCTATAATTTAAACGCCCTTAACACGGTCTGCGACCTGGACCCTGACAACATCGCAAAAGTGAGAGAGCAATATCCTGAGGTCAATACAACAAATAATTTTCAAGATGTATTCAACAATCCTGAAATACAAGGCGTAATTGTTGTTACACCAAGTCATACTCATTATAAAATAGTAAAAGCCGCTTTAGAAGCAGGCAAAAATGTATATGTTGAAAAACCCATTTCAACAGTCGCAGAAGAAGCAAGAAAGCTGACAGAACTAGCAGATTCAAAAGGTCTTGTACTAATGGTCGGACATTTACTTTTGTATCATCCTGCAGTAAACCGTTTGAGAATGCTTATCAAAGAAGGTGCTTTAGGAAAAATCAGATACATTCAAAGCGACCGTTTAAATATTAACCACTTTAAAAATGACAGAAGCGTAATGTGGGATTTAGCTCCTCATGACGTTTCTATGACAAGCTATATTATCGACAAAGAACCATTGAGAGTAATCAGTGCAGTCGGGGCTTCTTCTGACGGCAACGAGATTATGGATATTACGCACGTAACTATTGAATACGAAGACGGCATTATAGGACACATTTCAGATAGCTGGATTCACCCTCAAAAAAGAGTAAATCTGCTTGTCCGAGGAACAAAAGCAAGTGCGATGTTTGATGACACATTGCCTGAGCATAAATTACAAATATTTGACAATTCTGCTCCTGGAGCCGTCAAAACAGAAACCTTGGATTATTTAGAAATTGAACCTTTAAAACTTGAATGCCAACACTTCTTAAATTGCATTGAACAAGGTAAAAAAGCAAGAAGCGACGGAGAAAACGGCTTCAATGTAACAAAGGTTCTTGAAGAAGCTGAAAAAATTATGCTTGGAGAACGCAGAAAAAATCTTGATGAATTTGATTTTGCACTTTCAAGAAGTAAGAGATAA
- a CDS encoding NAD(P)H-hydrate dehydratase, translating to MDKTIDLKRAKILLPKRKKDSNKGTFGKILNIAGSRCYQGAAYLSSISALRTGAGYVTLACPDCIVNNIASLAPELTFMPLSCKPDKTLSSISAQLVAEKALKYDAVSLGCGLTQTNSTVRFLKKFLDYCSPLTKLILDADGINCFAKLLASKDGENIKLPEFTIMTPHPMELSRLLKVSVETIQKDRAKYAQEASEKFNCTIVLKGHKTIIADKDSIYINHTGNSALAKAGTGDVLTGIISAFVVQNMYLADAARLGVYIHGLSGDILSNNLTEYSVLATDLIKAIPISLKNILNS from the coding sequence ATGGATAAAACCATAGATTTAAAAAGAGCAAAAATACTCTTACCAAAAAGAAAAAAAGACTCCAACAAAGGAACTTTCGGAAAAATATTAAATATCGCCGGTTCAAGATGCTATCAAGGAGCGGCTTATCTGTCTTCAATTTCTGCGTTAAGAACAGGTGCTGGATATGTCACATTGGCTTGCCCTGACTGCATTGTGAACAATATTGCCTCACTTGCTCCGGAGCTTACATTTATGCCTTTAAGCTGCAAACCTGACAAAACTCTTTCAAGTATATCAGCTCAACTTGTTGCGGAAAAAGCACTGAAATATGATGCTGTAAGCTTGGGGTGCGGATTAACGCAAACAAATAGTACCGTTAGATTTTTAAAGAAGTTTTTAGACTACTGTTCACCTCTTACAAAATTAATTCTTGACGCTGACGGGATAAACTGTTTTGCAAAATTACTAGCATCAAAAGACGGCGAAAACATTAAATTACCTGAATTCACAATAATGACGCCTCACCCAATGGAACTTTCAAGATTGTTGAAGGTAAGCGTTGAAACAATACAAAAAGACAGGGCAAAATATGCACAAGAAGCTTCTGAAAAATTCAATTGCACCATTGTGCTAAAAGGTCACAAAACAATAATCGCAGACAAAGATTCTATTTATATAAACCATACAGGCAATTCCGCTCTAGCAAAAGCCGGTACGGGTGATGTTTTGACCGGGATAATATCAGCATTTGTTGTCCAAAATATGTATTTAGCTGATGCAGCAAGGCTCGGAGTCTATATACATGGGCTTTCGGGCGATATTTTGTCAAACAATTTGACTGAATACTCGGTTTTAGCAACTGACTTGATAAAAGCAATACCAATTTCTTTAAAAAATATTTTGAATTCTTAA
- a CDS encoding CDP-alcohol phosphatidyltransferase family protein, translated as MANFLTILRILLAFGTLALLFTGSPSWYFSAFWLTFFVIILDGLDGYVARARHEETKLGSVLDILGDRIVENAYWVTFAALGWIGAWLPIVVLSRGIITDGIRSLAFAEGYTAFGDKTMMTNPIGKFITASRFARAAYGGAKAIAFVMMIIAHVPNMYMYKPMSIGQFIWYSQHQGLLITIANVFAYIAVTFCVLRGIPVILESKRFFTQEKQENEQ; from the coding sequence ATGGCAAACTTTTTGACTATATTAAGAATACTATTAGCATTCGGAACTTTAGCACTATTATTTACAGGTTCACCATCTTGGTATTTCAGTGCTTTTTGGCTTACGTTCTTCGTAATAATTTTAGACGGACTTGACGGCTATGTAGCAAGAGCTCGTCACGAAGAAACAAAACTAGGTTCTGTTCTTGATATTTTAGGCGACAGAATAGTTGAAAATGCTTACTGGGTAACGTTTGCCGCTTTAGGTTGGATTGGAGCTTGGCTTCCAATCGTAGTTTTATCAAGAGGCATTATTACAGACGGAATAAGAAGCTTAGCATTTGCAGAAGGCTACACAGCATTTGGCGACAAAACAATGATGACAAACCCTATCGGCAAATTCATCACAGCATCAAGATTTGCAAGAGCAGCTTATGGCGGAGCAAAAGCAATAGCATTTGTTATGATGATTATCGCCCATGTTCCTAATATGTATATGTATAAACCAATGTCCATCGGTCAATTTATATGGTACTCACAACACCAAGGATTGCTAATAACTATTGCCAATGTATTTGCTTATATTGCAGTTACTTTCTGCGTATTGAGAGGTATCCCTGTTATTTTGGAAAGCAAACGTTTCTTTACACAAGAAAAGCAAGAAAATGAGCAATAA
- a CDS encoding tRNA (cytidine(34)-2'-O)-methyltransferase, whose amino-acid sequence MSNNEIKKSFNIVLVEPEIPQNTGNIVRLCACTGAKLFLVGKLGFSITDKYLKRAGLDYWDSAVVAQFNHIEDLKQKYPDSRFFYLTTKTTQKYTDINFQEGDFLVFGPETRGLDEELLNANKESCLTIPMKENQRSLNLSNSVAIVVYEAIRQTNG is encoded by the coding sequence ATGAGCAATAACGAAATTAAAAAAAGTTTTAACATTGTATTGGTTGAACCTGAAATACCTCAAAACACAGGAAATATAGTGCGTCTTTGTGCTTGCACGGGAGCAAAATTATTTCTTGTCGGGAAATTGGGATTTTCAATTACTGATAAATATTTAAAAAGAGCAGGTTTAGACTACTGGGATAGTGCAGTTGTAGCTCAATTTAATCATATAGAAGATTTAAAACAAAAATATCCTGATTCTCGTTTTTTCTATTTAACGACTAAGACAACACAAAAATATACCGATATAAATTTTCAAGAAGGTGATTTTCTTGTTTTCGGGCCCGAAACAAGAGGACTTGACGAGGAACTATTAAATGCAAACAAAGAAAGTTGCTTAACTATTCCAATGAAAGAAAATCAAAGAAGCTTAAACCTTTCAAATTCCGTTGCAATAGTTGTTTATGAAGCAATAAGGCAAACAAATGGATAA